One Brassica napus cultivar Da-Ae chromosome C2, Da-Ae, whole genome shotgun sequence DNA window includes the following coding sequences:
- the LOC125582520 gene encoding U-box domain-containing protein 52-like translates to MDKKMSARSSSDHLSPPSPVVAVAINGNKKSKDVAYWALEKFIPGGFSDFKLIYWGKRYLYLAISAEAVSAYRKEVDGNTNELLRPYKQMFESRKVRVEILVLESHDPVAAIAEEIAGTGVTKLVIGMSHLGFFMKKIGMSSMIATSVPRFCTRNDKVRKNGERQFHECPSDPDSPSPRAPSSNNREIPNMDWGAVVPANYSFVSHQASNMSEGHLSLHSMTDNNQANLTFEMEKLTELNQRKYEESEKLMELKEKEELAKDTASKEKQRYEDTMKEAEKVKELMMKEALRRREAEIKAERDAKEKDELQASLVCPGIQYQYYSWD, encoded by the exons ATGGACAAGAAGATGTCAGCAAGATCATCAAGCGATCATCTATCTCCACCATCTCCTGTTGTAGCTGTAGCTATTAATGGAAATAAGAAGAGCAAAGACGTCGCGTATTGggctcttgagaagttcatcccTGGAGGCTTTTCTGATTTCAAATTGATCTAT tGGGGAAAGCGATATCTATATTTAGCGATAAGTGCTGAAGCAGTATCAGCTTACAGAAAAGAAGTAGATGGGAACACAAACGAGCTGCTTCGTCCTTACAAGCAAATGTTCGAAAGCAGAAAG gtGCGAGTAGAGATCCTGGTGCTGGAATCACACGATCCTGTAGCTGCGATAGCGGAAGAGATTGCTGGAACTGGAGTCACCAAACTCGTTATAGGAATGTCTCATCTCGGATTCTTCATGAAAAAGATCGGTATGTCTTCTATGATCGCAACTTCTGTGCCACGATTCTGCACA CGGAACGATAAGGTTCGAAAGAATGGAGAGAGACAGTTCCACGAGTGTCCCTCCGATCCTGATAGTCCTAGTCCCAGAGCCCCTTCGAGCAACAACCGTGAGATACCTAATATGGACTGGGGAGCAGTGGTTCCTGCGAACTATTCTTTTGTTTCTCATCAAGCATCTAACATGTCTGAGGGTCACCTCAGTCTCCATTCCATGACCGATAATAATCAG GCGAATCTGACATTTGAGATGGAGAAG CTAACTGAGCTAAACCAGCGAAAATATGAGGAGTCAGAGAAGCTTATGGAGctaaaagaaaaggaagaactAGCTAAAGATACAGCTTCAAAGGAGAAGCAGAGGTACGAAGATACTATGAAGGAGGCAGAGAAGGTTAAAGAACTCATGATGAAAGAGGCTTTACGTAGAAGAGAAGCTGAGATCAAAGCAGAGCGTGATGCTAAAGAGAAAGATGAGCTCCAGGCTTCTCTCGTCTGTCCCGGGATCCAATACCAATACTACTCATGGGATTAG
- the LOC106379006 gene encoding zinc finger protein ZAT1-like, which yields MSESASGSTLPSLETSNNETVLIGGPDLKREDGAHQIKGERKMIVDEADSTGSGSPLTAVEEAGLILVAMSKGQRPENSQNWNAIDRLLATPNGKEEYYETDLDSDDDNKEVKYKSVAELLTQNVETLTEDNGEDDEDNDADETNLVTREKKCKKEFICDVCGKVFGSYQALGGHRTSHKCKRLKICDKNDQDRELVPNKKNDQDRRHQCGVCGREFESGQALGGHMKTHYI from the coding sequence ATGTCAGAATCAGCGAGTGGCTCGACCCTTCCATCGCTAGAGACATCCAACAATGAAACCGTTTTGATTGGGGGACCAGATCTAAAGAGAGAAGACGGTGCACATCAAATAAAAGGCGAGAGAAAGATGATCGTGGACGAGGCAGATTCTACCGGGTCTGGTAGTCCTTTGACAGCTGTCGAAGAAGCTGGTTTAATTCTTGTAGCAATGTCTAAGGGGCAGAGGCCAGAAAATTCTCAGAATTGGAATGCTATTGATCGTTTGTTAGCAACTCCAAACGGTAAAGAAGAATATTACGAAACAGATTTAGATTCTGATGATGATAATAAAGAAGTCAAATACAAGTCTGTTGCTGAGCTTCTCACTCAAAACGTGGAAACCCTAACAGAAGACAACGGTGAAGATGATGAGGATAATGATGCTGACGAAACAAATTTGGTTACGAGAGAGAAAAAGTGTAAGAAAGAATTTATATGTGATGTATGTGGAAAAGTTTTTGGTTCGTATCAGGCATTAGGTGGTCATCGAACGAGCCATAAGTGCAAACGGTTGAAGATTTGCGACAAGAATGATCAAGACCGAGAATTAGTTCCAAACAAAAAGAATGATCAAGACCGACGTCACCAGTGTGGAGTTTGTGGCAGAgaatttgaatctggtcaagcACTTGGTGGTCACATGAAGACTCATTACATATAA
- the LOC106380116 gene encoding MADS-box protein AGL72 translates to MDSPTNHGRRMVKGKIEIKRIENLTSRQVTFSKRRKGLMKKAHELSVLCDAQVAAIVFSQKGKLYEYASSDMKKMIERCELHRREYFHEERLQKEQQVQDLKDEITIMVNSIELLQRHCRRLMGEDLDTCSVEELKEITIQIEKSLTIVRSRKAKLNEDEVGKLKAEIAGKRELLNERTRLHEMVYAYAYIYNPRTYMHVFILARPTLI, encoded by the exons ATGGATTCACCCACTAATCATGGCAGGAGGATGGTGAAAGGGAAGATCGAGATCAAGAGAATCGAAAACCTAACGAGCAGGCAAGTCACGTTCTCCAAGCGTAGGAAAGGTCTCATGAAGAAGGCTCACGAGCTTTCAGTTCTATGCGATGCTCAAGTCGCAGCCATTGTCTTTTCTCAGAAAGGCAAACTATACGAATACGCTAGCTCCGA CATGAAGAAGATGATCGAACGATGTGAGTTACATAGAAGGGAATATTTTCATGAAGAGAGACTCCAAAAAGAGCAGCAGGTGCAGGATCTCAAGGATGAAATCACGATTATGGTGAACTCCATTGAACTTCTTCAACGTCATTGCCG GAGGCTAATGGGGGAAGATTTAGATACTTGTTCGGTGGAGGAGCTCAAAGAGATAACTATTCAAATTGAGAAAAGCCTTACTATTGTTAGATCAAGGAAG GCTAAGTTAAATGAAGATGAGGTGGGGAAACTAAAAGCAGAG ATTGCAGGAAAAAGAGAGCTGTTGAACGAGAGAACTAGGCTGCACGAAATGGTATACGCATACGCATATATATACAATCCAAGGACATATATGCATGTATTCATTCTTGCACGCCCTACACTTATTTAA
- the LOC125581577 gene encoding NAC domain-containing protein 100-like — translation MESFCEFQKEEEQIDLPPGFRFHPTDEELITQYLHKKVLDISFSAKAIGEVDFNKSEPWELPWMAKMGEKEWYFFCVRDKKYPTGLRTNRATEAGYWKATGKDKEIYRGKSLVGMKKTLVFYRGRAPKGQKTNWVMHEFRLEGKLSAHNLPKTAKNEWVICRVFQKTAGGKKIPISSLIRIGSLGTGFNPSPLPHLTDNSSYNDKTKTEPVYVPCFSNQTDQAQGNTLNGFISPVLNSIQADIFHRIPLYQSPMLGQERSVLQAMVDNNTRQSLKAMSVSQETAVSTDMNTDTSLDFEYGKRQLNAQEDPSSSTGLVDLEPFWNY, via the exons ATGGAGAGCTTTTGTGAGTTTCAGAAGGAAGAAGAGCAGATAGATCTTCCTCCAGGGTTCAGGTTTCATCCAACAGATGAAGAACTTATAACTCAATATCTCCACAAGAAGGTTCTTGACATCAGCTTTTCAGCTAAAGCTATTGGTGAAGTTGACTTCAATAAGTCTGAGCCATGGGAATTACCTT GGATGGCAAAAATGGGAGAAAAAGAATGGTACTTCTTCTGTGTGAGGGACAAAAAATATCCAACCGGTTTGAGGACTAACCGGGCTACTGAAGCCGGTTATTGGAAGGCCACCGGGAAAGATAAGGAGATTTACCGAGGTAAATCActtgttggaatgaagaagacACTTGTTTTCTATAGAGGAAGAGCTCCTAAAGGTCAGAAAACCAATTGGGTGATGCATGAGTTTAGGCTTGAAGGCAAACTCTCTGCTCATAATTTACCTAAAACCGCAAAG AATGAATGGGTGATATGTAGAGTGTTCCAGAAGACTGCTGGAGGGAAGAAGATCCCTATTTCAAGTCTAATCCGAATCGGTTCACTTGGAACCGGCTTTAACCCTTCTCCTTTGCCCCATTTAACCGATAATTCGAGTTACAATGATAAAACCAAAACAGAACCGGTTTACGTGCCCTGCTTCTCCAACCAAACTGATCAAGCCCAAGGAAACACACTCAATGGCTTCATCAGCCCTGTTCTTAACTCGATCCAAGCCGACATTTTCCACAGGATTCCACTCTACCAAAGCCCGATGCTCGGTCAAGAACGTTCGGTTCTACAGGCTATGGTTGATAACAACACAAGGCAGAGTCTCAAAGCGATGAGTGTCTCACAAGAAACCGCAGTTTCTACTGACATGAACACTGATACTTCGTTGGATTTTGAATATGGTAAGAGACAACTCAATGCTCAAGAAGACCCGTCTTCCTCCACTGGACTGGTTGATCTTGAACCTTTCTGGAATTACTGA
- the LOC106379007 gene encoding uncharacterized protein LOC106379007, whose translation MAETILFWDFSGCPVPEGLPVNNAVSNIEYSIRVTGCRNLMMSRSFFVYCDAFKMCDVLGNIYFPFPMRHAGTKEERRKKVFVDFMGKAIGHRQPLNLVVIMEDISEHPEILHALEFCKGRKNINILLSQPRLDLISKELLSSVGALWLWNSLCLAECPLTAEDIEGKGEGHIKGEGRRRQRQRQRQRRRILGAQLRGV comes from the coding sequence ATGGCCGAAACAATCCTCTTCTGGGACTTCTCTGGATGCCCGGTCCCTGAGGGTCTCCCCGTTAATAATGCTGTTTCAAACATTGAATATTCGATTCGTGTTACGGGTTGCCGTAATCTGATGATGTCAAGATCATTCTTTGTTTATTGTGACGCTTTTAAGATGTGTGATGTCTTGGGGAATATCTATTTCCCATTCCCCATGCGACACGCAGGCACTAAAGAAGAGAGACGCAAGAAGGTTTTCGTGGACTTTATGGGCAAGGCTATTGGCCATCGTCAACCATTAAATCTGGTGGTAATCATGGAGGACATCTCAGAACACCCGGAGATCCTCCATGCTCTTGAGTTTTGCAAAGggagaaaaaatatcaatattcttTTATCACAGCCACGTCTTGACCTGATATCAAAGGAGCTACTTAGTTCTGTCGGAGCATTATGGCTTTGGAATAGCCTATGTCTCGCAGAATGCCCTTTAACAGCAGAAGACATTGAAGGAAAAGGAGAAGGACACATCAAAGGAGAAggaaggagaaggcaaaggcaAAGGCAAAGGCAAAGGAGAAGGATACTAGGAGCTCAGCTCCGAGGAGTCTAA